The DNA region AAGAAGGTCCTGCCGGCACTCGGCGGGGCGGACTACGAGGGCATGCCCATCGCGAACGGCGTGCAGGCGTACCTCGCCTACGCGTCGCTCGACGAACTCGAGCCCGAGGAGCGGGAGAAGACCCTCCGCGACCTCAGGAGCTACTGCGGCCTGGACACGTACGCGATGCATCTGATCCTCGCCGGGATCCGCGCCCAGATCGCGTAGAAATTCCTTGCATCGGGCCCCCCTTCGTGGTATAATCATTATCGCGCCCGCACCTGAAACCGACGTTCTCCGGCGTCGGCTCCGGATCCGGGTAAGTCAAAACACAGGAGGAAACACCATGGCACTGTCCAAAGCAAAGACCCAGGAAATCGTCAAGGCGTACCAGTTCAAGGAAGGGGACACCGGTTCCCCCGAGATCCAGATCGCCCTGCTCACCGAGGAGATCGCGCTCCTGAACCAGCATCTGCAGGTTCATGCGCACGACTTCCATTCCAAACGCGGTCTGTTGATGAAGGTCGGGAAACGCAGAAGCCTGCTCGATTACCTGCAGAAGGTCTCTCCCGAGCGCTACCAGACGCTGATCCAGAAACTCAGCCTGCGCCGCTAGCCGAACGCCGAAGCACCCAAAGTCCTTTTGGGTGCTTATCTTTTGTCAGGCGGGACGAAGGACGGATGATTTCATCCGTCGCGATGGTATAATGGTTCTATGAACGCGATCATCAACCGAAAAGAGGTAGACATAAATGAGTGAAACCACAGAAAAGAAAGTGTACAAGCTCGATTTCTTCGGCCGCACGCTGCAGGTCGAGGTCGGGCAGCTCGCCAAACAGGCCACCGGAGCGGCTTTGGTGAGATTCAACGATTCGGCCGTGCTCTCCGTCGCGGTCGTCGGCGAACCGAAGGAGGATCTCGATTACTTCCCCCTGATGGTCCTGTACCAGGAAAAGATGTACTCCGTCGGCAAGATCCCGGGCGGCTTCTTCCGCCGCGAAGGCCGTCCCTCGGAGCACGAGACGCTGAACGCCCGCGCGATCGACCGTCCGATCCGCCCGTTGTTCGACGAGAACTTCAGAAACGAAGTCCAGATCATCAACACCGTCATGTCGGTGAACCCGGACAACTCGCCGGAGATCGCCGCCCTGATCGGGTCGTCGCTCTCGCTCGGCCTCGGCGGCGTGCCGTTCAACGGCCCCGTCGCGATGGTCCAGGTCGGCCGCGTGAACGGCAAGCTGGTCTGCTGCCCGACGGCGGAGGAATCCCTCCAGTCGGACATCGACCTCACCATCGCCGGCACGAAGTACGCCGTGAACATGGTCGAGGCCGGCGCCAAGCAGGTCTCCGAAGCCGACATGCTCGAAGCGATCATGTTCGGACACGAGCAGATCAAGACGCTCGTCGCCTTCCAGGAGATGATCATCGCCGAGAACGCCAAGCCCCTGATCGAGGTTCTCTACGAGACCGTCCCCGCCGAGATCGACAAGGCCGTCCGCGAACTCGACGGCGGCCGCATCGTCAAGGCGATCGTAATCAAGGAAAAGCTCGAGCGCGGCGACGCGATCGAAGCCGTCAACGAAGAGGTCCGCACCACCCTCGAGGAACAGTTCAAGGCCCAGGGCCTCGACAAGGACGAAATCAAGAAGAACATCTACTTCGTGAACAAGGTGCTCGAAGCCATCCTCGTCGACGAAGTCCGCCGGCTCATCACGGAAGACAGGATCCGTCCGGACGGACGCGCCTGCGACGAGATCCGCCCGCTTGCGGCCGAGGTCGACCTGTTCGAACGCACCCACGGCTCCGCCCTCTTCACCCGCGGTCAGACCCAGGTCTTCGCCGCGACGACGCTCGGCCCGCTGCGCGACGCGCAGCTGATCGAAGGCGTCACCCTCGACGACGAGAAAAGGTTCATGCTGCACTACAACTTCCCGC from Candidatus Izemoplasmatales bacterium includes:
- the rpsO gene encoding 30S ribosomal protein S15; translated protein: MALSKAKTQEIVKAYQFKEGDTGSPEIQIALLTEEIALLNQHLQVHAHDFHSKRGLLMKVGKRRSLLDYLQKVSPERYQTLIQKLSLRR
- the pnp gene encoding polyribonucleotide nucleotidyltransferase, with the protein product MSETTEKKVYKLDFFGRTLQVEVGQLAKQATGAALVRFNDSAVLSVAVVGEPKEDLDYFPLMVLYQEKMYSVGKIPGGFFRREGRPSEHETLNARAIDRPIRPLFDENFRNEVQIINTVMSVNPDNSPEIAALIGSSLSLGLGGVPFNGPVAMVQVGRVNGKLVCCPTAEESLQSDIDLTIAGTKYAVNMVEAGAKQVSEADMLEAIMFGHEQIKTLVAFQEMIIAENAKPLIEVLYETVPAEIDKAVRELDGGRIVKAIVIKEKLERGDAIEAVNEEVRTTLEEQFKAQGLDKDEIKKNIYFVNKVLEAILVDEVRRLITEDRIRPDGRACDEIRPLAAEVDLFERTHGSALFTRGQTQVFAATTLGPLRDAQLIEGVTLDDEKRFMLHYNFPQFSVGSTGRYGSPGRREVGHGALGERALLQVIPSEDEFPYAIRVVSEVLESNGSSSQATICSGTMSLMAAGVPIKAPVAGIAMGLVKKGDKVTILTDIQGLEDHFGDMDFKIAGTKDGITALQMDIKVDGISREVMQEALEQARKGRLQILDVMLAAIPEPRKELSKYAPKVKIMRINVDKIRDVIGPGGKMIQSIVERCNEVKIDIEQDGRVIFMHTDVYWIDQAMKLVADIVREVQVGEIYTGKVVRIEKFGCFVELWPGQDGLCHISKLAEKRVERVEDVVKLGDMITVKVTEIDEKGRVDLSRKAILESLKK